The Mycolicibacterium mageritense genome contains a region encoding:
- a CDS encoding DUF3060 domain-containing protein, with translation MDPSDDPEQRIRELERPLAERASELGTGQYTTAANPPPTQPWTHANYPPPPPGPPAPWPGYVDPYPPAPRPRGGAGAGVLFLLGVVIFFVVAGGVTAYLMFSGSGRDTGGGGSTAGQTTSRSKITITAPQPVPSPSPTQPPQASTAAPGETVIVSGINEHKTIECNGNAVTVSGIENTVEITGHCSTIGVSGIQNTITAESADSIGVSGFENHVTYRSGTPEVANSGQDNIVEQG, from the coding sequence ATGGACCCGAGCGACGACCCCGAGCAGCGCATCCGAGAACTGGAACGCCCGCTCGCGGAGCGCGCGTCGGAACTGGGCACCGGCCAGTACACCACCGCTGCCAACCCGCCCCCGACCCAGCCGTGGACGCACGCGAACTATCCGCCGCCGCCCCCGGGCCCACCTGCCCCGTGGCCCGGATACGTCGACCCGTATCCGCCCGCACCCCGGCCGCGCGGCGGCGCCGGTGCGGGCGTCCTGTTCTTGCTCGGGGTCGTGATCTTCTTCGTGGTTGCCGGTGGCGTGACGGCCTATCTGATGTTCAGCGGTTCGGGCCGCGACACCGGCGGAGGCGGCAGCACCGCCGGTCAGACCACGTCGCGCTCGAAGATCACCATCACGGCGCCGCAACCGGTGCCGTCGCCGAGCCCGACCCAGCCACCGCAGGCGAGCACGGCCGCGCCGGGTGAGACCGTCATCGTGTCGGGCATCAACGAGCACAAGACCATCGAGTGCAACGGCAACGCCGTGACGGTCAGCGGCATCGAGAACACCGTCGAGATCACGGGTCACTGCAGCACAATCGGCGTGTCCGGGATCCAGAACACCATCACGGCCGAGTCGGCGGACTCGATCGGCGTCTCGGGCTTCGAGAACCACGTCACCTACCGGTCGGGCACCCCGGAAGTCGCCAACTCGGGTCAGGACAACATCGTCGAGCAGGGCTGA